Proteins from a genomic interval of Rubinisphaera italica:
- a CDS encoding YfhO family protein → MDTSTDRRPMKMKSSAILITLAVGIALTMWFWLDLWLGGGLIGGDVYTYYFPQKTFYAEALKQGHIPLWNSLVGHGYPLVAESQTGVFYPFNLLFYRFLNVNTAYNVNHLFHYVLAFCATVWLARDLGISLFGALLSGLVFVYGWFAPRCCLEWAILTGAWLPLALAMFNRYFRTRNFLWLWGLSGILCLQLLPGHFHLAFITLICLTLWSLCEWISELRSKKTPELTESEPDEPSVSRFASSTAQTLIFPALAISVGILLASLQLLPTWSLKQNSQRETSASADFDPGYGHIPPRYLSQVIMPWYWYGRAHELDNRLNAHQFLDYPTATNPVEAHLYFGILPMILAVAGGISLFHSHNESDRRLLWLGGFGLLALVYATGWLLPLLQNVPGFSFFRGPGRYGIVTALAAALWSARGWDTIRQFLGPRWKVLLAILIGIGTLLDLSWVSQKITYAFMVPDTPMTRIEKSPVRQMLKDLPAPARLFGPGPNLLTITGVAATPVYLGIGPAEYFDPKLTYPESKTDAPESPWATFTAEQTQWLQQAGVTHLLTYAPPDPQNESLQLLWQGMDPLLNGAWGRYQEPIYLSALLGTRGRGSWDQNSESTSINWKQESSEQITLQVETPIAQQLILTELYDPNWMATIDGQPAESIRIDGMFRGLEIPAGSHQVTWNYRSRSFRWGLMISIAGFTIWAMAGTLLITKTRRP, encoded by the coding sequence ATGGATACTTCCACTGACCGTCGTCCAATGAAAATGAAATCGTCTGCGATTCTTATCACACTCGCTGTTGGAATTGCACTGACGATGTGGTTCTGGCTTGACCTGTGGCTGGGAGGCGGATTGATTGGCGGGGATGTTTACACCTATTACTTTCCTCAGAAAACTTTTTATGCAGAAGCCCTCAAACAGGGACACATTCCACTCTGGAATTCGCTCGTCGGACATGGATATCCCCTGGTGGCAGAAAGCCAGACGGGTGTTTTTTATCCATTCAATCTGTTGTTTTATCGATTCCTGAATGTCAACACGGCTTACAATGTGAACCATCTGTTTCACTATGTTCTGGCATTCTGTGCGACAGTCTGGCTGGCACGGGATCTGGGAATCTCACTGTTCGGAGCTTTACTTTCCGGACTGGTCTTCGTGTATGGATGGTTTGCTCCACGATGTTGCCTTGAATGGGCGATTCTGACGGGAGCCTGGTTACCACTCGCTCTTGCTATGTTCAATCGCTATTTCCGAACCAGAAATTTCTTGTGGCTGTGGGGTCTTTCTGGAATACTATGTCTGCAATTGCTCCCCGGACATTTTCATCTGGCTTTCATCACATTGATTTGTCTCACACTGTGGTCACTATGTGAATGGATTTCAGAGTTACGTTCAAAAAAAACTCCGGAATTGACTGAGAGTGAACCTGATGAACCCTCTGTGAGCCGCTTTGCCAGTTCGACTGCTCAAACTTTGATATTTCCTGCACTTGCTATTTCGGTGGGAATACTCCTGGCGAGTCTGCAATTGTTGCCAACTTGGTCGTTGAAACAAAACAGTCAACGAGAAACATCAGCCTCTGCAGACTTTGATCCAGGATACGGACACATCCCTCCCCGATATCTCTCGCAAGTGATTATGCCCTGGTACTGGTATGGTCGGGCCCATGAACTTGATAACCGACTGAATGCGCATCAGTTTCTCGATTACCCGACCGCGACTAATCCTGTTGAAGCTCATCTGTATTTCGGGATATTGCCCATGATCCTGGCTGTTGCAGGAGGGATTTCATTATTTCATTCCCACAATGAAAGCGATCGACGATTGCTATGGCTGGGCGGGTTCGGGCTGCTGGCTCTTGTCTATGCAACTGGGTGGCTGCTGCCGTTGTTGCAAAACGTTCCTGGTTTCAGTTTCTTTCGAGGCCCCGGTCGCTATGGCATTGTTACGGCCCTTGCTGCAGCACTCTGGTCCGCTCGTGGCTGGGATACGATTCGTCAATTTTTGGGACCGAGATGGAAAGTCTTGTTAGCAATACTGATTGGCATCGGCACCCTGCTCGATCTTTCCTGGGTCAGTCAGAAAATCACCTATGCATTTATGGTCCCGGACACGCCGATGACTCGAATTGAAAAGAGTCCGGTTCGTCAAATGCTCAAAGACTTACCTGCTCCTGCACGCTTGTTTGGACCAGGGCCAAACTTATTGACAATTACAGGTGTCGCTGCCACGCCGGTTTATCTGGGAATCGGACCAGCCGAGTATTTCGATCCGAAACTGACCTATCCGGAATCCAAAACTGATGCGCCAGAAAGCCCCTGGGCGACATTCACTGCCGAACAAACCCAATGGCTTCAGCAAGCCGGGGTGACTCACCTTTTGACTTATGCACCACCCGATCCTCAAAATGAGTCCTTGCAATTGTTGTGGCAGGGAATGGACCCCTTATTAAATGGAGCCTGGGGGCGATATCAGGAACCAATCTATCTCTCTGCACTGCTCGGCACGCGGGGACGAGGCTCATGGGATCAAAACTCTGAAAGCACTTCGATCAACTGGAAGCAGGAGTCCTCTGAGCAAATAACTCTCCAGGTTGAAACTCCCATCGCTCAGCAACTCATCCTGACCGAACTTTACGATCCCAACTGGATGGCCACGATTGATGGTCAACCCGCTGAGTCAATCCGCATCGATGGCATGTTCCGTGGTCTGGAGATCCCCGCAGGCTCTCATCAGGTCACTTGGAACTATCGATCTCGTAGTTTTCGATGGGGTCTGATGATCTCCATTGCAGGATTTACAATTTGGGCGATGGCTGGAACCTTACTGATTACAAAAACTCGACGGCCATAA